The following proteins are encoded in a genomic region of Methanoculleus bourgensis MS2:
- a CDS encoding histone deacetylase family protein, with product MQCSVIYGDVFARHDMELHPETGSRLRAALSGVPDGVKWRAPVRATEGDLERVHRPQHIRWVQEIARGTCFLDPNTYVTSHSFDVASYAAGSASAAVERTLDGEHSFALVRPPGHHAGPDRSMGFCIFNNAAVAAARALESVDRVAILDWDLHHGNGTQTIFYGSDQVLFCSVHEEDSFPKTGWVDEIGTGAGRGYTLNAPLAAGSTIADYQLVFREVFVPALARFRPDALIVSAGQDALADDEHGHMNLEPEDFGVLAGMLIDGTDLPLALTLEGGYGPSHGKAIEAIFAALRGKRFVPANERSPHRSTEGVVEILKKVGFC from the coding sequence ATGCAGTGTTCAGTCATCTACGGTGATGTCTTTGCCAGACACGATATGGAACTTCACCCCGAGACGGGCTCCCGGTTACGGGCGGCCCTCTCCGGGGTCCCCGACGGTGTGAAGTGGCGCGCCCCGGTCCGGGCCACCGAGGGGGACCTGGAGCGTGTCCACCGCCCGCAGCATATCCGCTGGGTGCAGGAGATCGCACGGGGAACCTGTTTTTTAGACCCGAATACCTACGTCACCTCTCATTCGTTCGATGTGGCCTCGTACGCCGCCGGTTCGGCCTCTGCAGCGGTGGAGAGGACGCTCGACGGCGAGCATTCGTTTGCCCTTGTCCGCCCGCCAGGACACCATGCCGGTCCCGACCGGTCGATGGGGTTCTGTATCTTCAATAACGCCGCCGTAGCGGCGGCCAGAGCGCTTGAGTCGGTTGACCGGGTGGCGATCCTCGACTGGGACCTGCACCACGGCAACGGCACGCAGACGATCTTTTACGGGAGTGATCAAGTGCTCTTCTGCTCGGTGCATGAGGAGGATAGTTTCCCGAAGACCGGGTGGGTGGACGAGATCGGCACCGGTGCAGGTCGGGGCTACACCCTCAACGCCCCGCTTGCGGCGGGCTCCACCATCGCCGACTATCAACTCGTCTTTCGGGAGGTCTTTGTCCCGGCACTGGCCCGGTTCCGGCCTGACGCCCTGATCGTCTCAGCAGGGCAGGACGCCCTCGCCGACGACGAGCACGGGCACATGAACCTCGAACCTGAAGACTTCGGCGTGCTCGCCGGGATGCTGATCGACGGCACTGACCTGCCTCTCGCGCTGACGCTCGAGGGAGGGTACGGCCCGTCGCACGGGAAGGCGATCGAGGCGATATTTGCCGCCTTGCGGGGCAAGCGGTTTGTTCCCGCTAATGAACGGTCCCCGCACCGGAGCACGGAAGGGGTTGTGGAGATCCTAAAGAAAGTCGGGTTCTGCTGA